A genomic region of Caldicellulosiruptor acetigenus contains the following coding sequences:
- the uxuA gene encoding mannonate dehydratase: protein MGFKMTFRWFGPKDDNIPLEYIRQIPGIYGVVTALFDIPVGEVWPEDRIFELKRMVEDAGLKFEVIESVNVHEDIKLGLPSRDRYIENYKQTIRNLAKAGVKVICYNFMPVFDWLRTDLAKKLPDGSEVMEYNHDMLKNLTPDELVKSMERGSQGFSLPGWESYRLKQLQSLFEMYKDVDENKLLQNLIYFLENIIPVCEQCDVKMAIHPDDPPWSLFGLPRVVTNKENIEKFLKAVDSPYNGLTLCTGSLGANRENNIPELIRYFGKMGRIHFMHVRNIKFTGERSFYETSHLSTDGSFDMFEIMKAIYDIGFDGYLRPDHGRMIWGEKGRPGYGLYDRALGIAYLNGLWEAIDKMSRMK, encoded by the coding sequence ATGGGTTTTAAGATGACATTTAGGTGGTTTGGTCCAAAGGACGATAATATTCCTCTTGAGTATATACGCCAGATTCCAGGTATATATGGTGTTGTGACAGCGCTTTTTGATATTCCAGTTGGAGAGGTATGGCCGGAAGATAGGATTTTTGAGCTAAAAAGAATGGTAGAAGATGCAGGGCTGAAGTTTGAGGTAATAGAAAGCGTAAATGTCCATGAGGACATAAAACTTGGTCTTCCAAGTCGAGACAGGTATATAGAAAACTATAAACAGACCATAAGGAACTTGGCAAAAGCGGGTGTAAAGGTAATATGTTATAACTTTATGCCTGTATTTGACTGGCTGAGGACAGACCTTGCAAAAAAGCTCCCTGATGGTTCTGAGGTTATGGAATACAATCATGATATGCTCAAGAATCTCACGCCGGATGAACTTGTAAAAAGCATGGAAAGAGGCTCCCAAGGATTTTCTCTTCCTGGGTGGGAGAGCTACAGGTTAAAACAGCTCCAGAGCCTGTTTGAGATGTACAAGGATGTTGATGAGAATAAGCTTTTGCAGAATCTCATATACTTTTTGGAGAATATAATTCCTGTGTGTGAGCAGTGCGATGTGAAAATGGCAATACATCCAGATGACCCGCCATGGTCACTTTTTGGTCTTCCAAGGGTTGTAACAAACAAGGAAAATATAGAAAAGTTTTTAAAAGCAGTTGACAGTCCGTACAATGGGTTGACTTTGTGCACAGGGTCGCTTGGAGCAAACAGGGAAAACAACATTCCGGAGCTTATAAGATATTTTGGCAAGATGGGAAGAATACATTTTATGCATGTGAGGAATATAAAATTTACGGGAGAGAGGTCTTTTTACGAGACATCACACCTGTCGACAGATGGTTCATTTGACATGTTTGAGATTATGAAGGCTATATACGACATAGGTTTTGACGGGTATTTGCGACCTGACCATGGAAGGATGATTTGGGGCGAAAAAGGAAGACCTGGTTATGGACTTTATGATAGAGCCCTTGGCATTGCGTATTTGAACGGGCTTTGGGAGGCAATTGACAAGATGTCAAGGATGAAATGA
- a CDS encoding mannitol dehydrogenase family protein — protein MFELKRKDISKQDLWQNANIVLPQFDIEKVKSATYQDPIWLHFGAGNIFRGYIAAIAQDLIERGELDRGVIAAELFDYEIIDKIYKPYDNLCLVVTSDAKGNLEKRVIASITEGLKCDKSFEADWQRLCQIFESPSLQLVTFTITEKGYNLFDLKGDYLPAVKEDIENGPQSPKNSMGKVAALAYVRYKSGRKPIAYVSLDNCSKNGEKLQSSIVQIAKEWAKRGLVEEDFVEYLNDSSVVSFPWSMIDKIVPRPSERIKELLEEDGLENMDIICTSKNTYIAPFVNTEKAQYLVIEDNFPNGRPPLERAGVFMTDRKTVEDSERMKVQTCLNPLHTALAIFGCLLGYKTIYEEVKDEHLKRLIEKIGYDEGLRVVVDPKIINPREYIKEVIEERFPNPYIPDTPQRIATDTSQKMPIRFGETIKAYAESPDLDVKSLRYIPLVIAGWLRYLMCIDDEGKTFEPSPDPLILELKKHLEGIVLGKEYEDLEERLRPILANEVIFRVDLFKVGLSQKVVEYFKEMIQGIGAVRKTLQKYVS, from the coding sequence ATGTTTGAGCTAAAGAGAAAAGATATCTCAAAGCAAGATTTATGGCAAAATGCCAATATTGTATTGCCTCAATTTGATATTGAAAAAGTAAAAAGTGCTACTTACCAAGATCCTATCTGGCTTCATTTTGGAGCAGGCAATATTTTTAGAGGATACATTGCAGCAATAGCCCAGGATTTAATCGAAAGAGGAGAGCTTGACAGGGGAGTAATCGCAGCAGAGCTTTTTGACTATGAGATAATAGACAAAATATACAAACCTTATGACAATCTCTGTTTAGTTGTGACATCTGATGCAAAAGGCAATTTAGAAAAAAGAGTAATTGCAAGCATTACAGAAGGGCTAAAGTGTGACAAAAGCTTTGAAGCAGACTGGCAAAGACTTTGCCAAATATTTGAAAGCCCATCTCTTCAGCTGGTGACATTCACAATAACAGAAAAGGGATACAACCTGTTTGACCTCAAAGGAGACTATCTGCCTGCAGTAAAAGAGGATATAGAAAATGGGCCGCAAAGTCCAAAAAATTCGATGGGCAAGGTTGCAGCCCTGGCATATGTTCGATACAAAAGCGGCAGAAAACCAATTGCATATGTGAGCCTTGACAACTGTTCTAAAAATGGTGAAAAGCTGCAAAGCTCGATAGTTCAAATAGCCAAAGAGTGGGCAAAAAGAGGTCTTGTTGAAGAGGATTTTGTTGAATACTTGAACGATTCTTCTGTGGTAAGTTTCCCATGGAGCATGATAGACAAGATTGTCCCAAGACCGTCAGAAAGAATAAAAGAGCTTTTAGAGGAAGATGGACTTGAAAATATGGATATCATTTGCACATCAAAAAATACGTACATTGCACCATTTGTCAATACAGAAAAGGCTCAGTATCTTGTAATAGAAGATAATTTTCCAAATGGAAGACCGCCACTGGAAAGAGCAGGAGTGTTTATGACAGATAGGAAGACAGTAGAAGACTCTGAGCGGATGAAGGTTCAGACATGTTTGAATCCTCTTCACACGGCTTTGGCTATATTTGGCTGTTTGCTTGGGTATAAGACAATTTATGAAGAGGTAAAAGATGAGCATCTAAAAAGGCTTATCGAAAAGATTGGATATGATGAGGGATTGAGGGTTGTTGTTGACCCGAAGATAATAAATCCGAGGGAGTATATAAAGGAAGTAATAGAAGAAAGATTTCCAAACCCATATATACCTGACACACCACAGAGGATTGCAACAGACACGTCACAAAAAATGCCAATTAGATTTGGAGAGACTATAAAAGCGTACGCAGAAAGCCCAGATTTAGATGTGAAAAGCCTCAGATACATCCCTCTTGTAATAGCAGGATGGCTGAGGTATTTGATGTGCATTGATGATGAAGGGAAAACTTTTGAGCCAAGCCCGGACCCACTTATACTTGAGCTTAAAAAACATCTTGAGGGTATAGTGCTTGGTAAAGAGTATGAGGATTTAGAAGAAAGGCTAAGACCAATTCTGGCAAATGAGGTTATTTTCAGGGTTGACTTGTTTAAAGTGGGACTGTCTCAGAAGGTAGTGGAATATTTCAAAGAGATGATACAAGGCATTGGAGCTGTGAGAAAAACCTTGCAAAAGTATGTAAGTTAA
- a CDS encoding glycoside hydrolase family 2 TIM barrel-domain containing protein — protein MQKINLDRSWEYLELGFVNVLNLTSSEYEWKKVDLPHDAVIEKERSELNPSGAGEGYTAGCSLYYKKELILDEQWQGKNLILEFEGVMGIAEVFVNGRLVAKHFNGYTSFLVDITKHVKFDDKNIIIVRVENTHKPSSRWYAGCGIYRHVWLHIGGKVYIKPWHLHVQTRAIENETAILEIRAVVVNSVNEKVKGVIKFDVFSKEEKLILSSEERFLIGKSEEKVIAKTLELKPFKYWDIEDPYLYKIQATIVCDESIEDSASTLFGVRTIEVNPNEGFKLNGKPLKLKGGCIHHDNGPLGSASYDRAEERKVELLKASGFNAVRLAHNPFAPAFLDACDRLGMLVIEEFFDVWHAGKVSFDYHLFFDKYWEEDLESTIMRDYNHPSIIMWSIGNEITWGVGVDVDDDSGYSIYSWCERLAKKVKSLDSSRLVTAALCAIPDDYKRLFAIIEEGNYVIRMLKQEADVIEDKWGEFSEKFSRFLDVVGYNYKVDRYEYDRYKYPDRIICGTETYPYTLFKNWKQTIENSNVIGDFVWTAIDYLGEAGLGRVSIEADDLKSFCGSYPWFLANCGDIDICGEKRPQSYYRDVVWGNRKDPYIVILPPQVYGKKLYFKPWAWEPVERSYTFPGCEGMAIAIHVYANADEVELFVNGRSLGRKEAGTITQFKTVYDTIYEPGVVEAVAYKDGREIGRDRIETTGKPAALKLFADREIISSSYGDLCYIKIMAVDKNGREVPYADNRIVVEVEGVGELVALGSSNPLSTEPFVSRERRLYKGHALAIVKSIGKEGEIKLEVLADGLDGAQTLIKCI, from the coding sequence ATGCAGAAAATAAATTTGGACAGGTCATGGGAATATCTTGAGCTTGGTTTTGTAAATGTATTAAACTTAACAAGTTCAGAATATGAGTGGAAAAAGGTAGATCTGCCGCATGATGCTGTAATTGAGAAGGAAAGAAGTGAGCTCAATCCCTCAGGTGCTGGTGAAGGGTATACTGCGGGATGCAGCTTGTATTACAAAAAAGAATTAATTTTAGATGAGCAATGGCAAGGCAAAAACTTAATACTTGAGTTTGAAGGAGTTATGGGTATAGCCGAGGTTTTTGTAAATGGTAGATTGGTTGCAAAACACTTCAATGGATATACAAGTTTTCTGGTTGATATAACAAAGCATGTCAAGTTTGATGATAAGAACATTATTATTGTGCGTGTAGAAAATACTCATAAGCCAAGCTCAAGATGGTACGCAGGTTGTGGTATATACAGGCATGTGTGGTTACATATTGGTGGCAAGGTGTATATAAAACCGTGGCATTTGCATGTTCAAACCAGAGCAATTGAAAATGAAACTGCGATATTAGAAATAAGAGCTGTGGTTGTCAACAGTGTCAATGAGAAAGTTAAAGGAGTAATAAAATTTGATGTATTTTCAAAAGAGGAAAAACTAATTCTCAGCAGTGAAGAGAGGTTTTTGATTGGTAAAAGTGAAGAAAAGGTAATTGCCAAAACCTTAGAACTAAAACCATTTAAATATTGGGATATAGAAGACCCATATCTTTATAAAATTCAAGCAACTATTGTTTGTGATGAGAGTATCGAAGATAGTGCTTCTACATTGTTTGGAGTTCGGACAATTGAGGTTAATCCCAATGAAGGATTTAAATTAAATGGTAAGCCATTAAAATTAAAAGGCGGCTGTATTCATCATGACAACGGACCGCTTGGAAGTGCGAGTTACGATAGGGCAGAAGAGAGAAAAGTAGAACTTTTAAAAGCTTCTGGGTTCAATGCAGTAAGACTTGCACATAATCCATTTGCTCCAGCTTTTTTGGATGCATGTGATAGATTAGGAATGCTGGTGATAGAAGAATTTTTTGATGTATGGCATGCTGGAAAAGTTAGTTTTGACTACCATCTATTTTTTGACAAGTACTGGGAAGAAGATTTGGAGTCCACCATAATGAGGGACTATAATCATCCTTCGATAATAATGTGGTCAATAGGAAACGAGATTACATGGGGAGTTGGAGTTGATGTTGATGATGATAGCGGCTACTCAATATACTCATGGTGTGAACGATTAGCAAAAAAGGTAAAGAGTTTGGATTCATCAAGGCTGGTAACAGCGGCACTGTGCGCAATTCCGGATGATTATAAAAGACTTTTTGCTATAATTGAAGAAGGTAACTATGTAATTAGAATGCTTAAACAAGAAGCAGATGTTATTGAAGATAAATGGGGCGAGTTTTCAGAAAAGTTTTCGAGGTTTTTGGATGTAGTTGGTTATAACTATAAAGTAGATAGATATGAATATGATAGATACAAATATCCTGACCGGATAATTTGTGGTACAGAAACTTATCCGTATACTCTTTTTAAAAACTGGAAACAAACAATAGAAAATTCAAATGTTATAGGTGATTTTGTGTGGACGGCCATTGATTATTTAGGCGAAGCAGGTCTTGGTAGGGTAAGTATTGAAGCAGATGATCTTAAATCTTTTTGCGGGTCTTATCCATGGTTTTTAGCAAATTGTGGAGATATTGATATTTGTGGTGAAAAACGTCCTCAATCGTATTATAGAGATGTTGTTTGGGGAAACAGAAAAGACCCATATATTGTAATACTTCCACCGCAAGTTTATGGCAAAAAACTATATTTTAAACCTTGGGCATGGGAGCCAGTTGAACGAAGCTACACTTTTCCTGGATGTGAAGGGATGGCAATAGCGATACATGTCTATGCAAATGCAGATGAGGTTGAGCTGTTTGTAAACGGCCGAAGTTTGGGAAGAAAAGAAGCCGGGACTATCACTCAATTTAAAACGGTTTATGACACAATTTATGAACCAGGGGTAGTGGAAGCTGTAGCATATAAAGATGGTAGGGAGATTGGCAGAGACAGGATAGAAACGACAGGTAAGCCCGCAGCCTTAAAATTGTTTGCTGACAGAGAAATTATTTCCTCTTCTTATGGTGATTTATGCTACATAAAAATAATGGCAGTAGATAAGAATGGAAGAGAAGTACCTTACGCAGATAACAGAATAGTTGTAGAAGTTGAAGGCGTCGGTGAACTTGTCGCTTTAGGAAGTAGCAATCCTTTGTCAACAGAACCATTTGTTAGCCGAGAGAGAAGGCTCTACAAAGGACATGCACTTGCAATAGTAAAAAGCATTGGCAAAGAGGGAGAAATCAAATTGGAAGTTTTAGCAGATGGTTTAGATGGGGCACAGACTTTGATAAAGTGCATCTGA